One segment of Pyricularia oryzae 70-15 chromosome 3, whole genome shotgun sequence DNA contains the following:
- a CDS encoding CMGC/CLK protein kinase, producing MSTPTTATATHPQSHYHYGAPFSHPHQHQQYHSTSTGQYVLPAPTATTRLPPIKNIHAPKSANGHASPHGPPVTLSSGTSATISTSRSEYTSTVMPSTTTTATITRPEAMDAAGPRKRRRSKGPDWDNFYKNGLPREVIVIDDDSEPEVLLQSTAPGSSRTIINGHATRANGNGHTHTNGAPANSRSQHTAKRRRRDGEPSAHYDPVHNRVVGSHTNTPTSTISSDRTTSAIATTAPTSLGSSSSNGHYEDANAGQKRKRTTRQQAGQAKRREAALYGDAAYTNYQPPAKPIKKAPEVSVRVVHDPNLKNLKVDDEDGHYIVVPDAELTEDYQMIKLLGQGTFGKVVQARDRRRNELVAIKIIRSVQKYRDASRIELRVLQTLKLNDQENRNRCIHLRDTFDFRGHICIVMDLLGQSVFDFLKSNQFTPFPNSQIQSFARQLFTSVAFLHDLNLIHTDLKPENILLADATYQTFTYNRKIPSSSTTVGRTATQRKVLLDTEIRLIDFGSATFQDEYHSSVVSTRHYRAPEIILGLGWSFPCDIWSIGCILVEFFTGDALFQTHDNLEHLAMMEAVVDRKIDTHLVQQVHRNTRSGPNPATKYFKRSRLDFPSVDTQRASKKYVKAMKKLPDIIPCQNTFMKQFLDLLTKIFVYDPARRITAKEALQHPWFREVAHPDDGSEAARIRAERMSKNELHTRQAERQD from the exons ATGTCGACTCCAACAACTGCAACTGCGACTCACCCTCAAAGCCACTATCACTACGGCGCTCCGTTCTCCCACCCGCATCAGCACCAACAGTACCATTCGACCTCGACGGGCCAGTACGTTTTGCCTGCCCCAACAGCAACGACACGGTTGCCGCCTATAAAGAACATACACGCTCCTAAATCAGCCAACGGCCACGCGAGCCCACATGGGCCGCCGGTGACCCTATCTTCGGGAACATCGGCCACAATTTCTACATCTCGCTCCGAGTACACATCAACGGTGATGCCCTCAACTACAACGACTGCTACAATTACAAGACCTGAAGCAATGGACGCCGCAGGTCCGCGAAAAAGGAGGCGTTCAAAGGGTCCCGACTGGGATAACTTCTACAAGAATGGACTACCTCGGGAGGTCATCGTCATTGACGACGACTCAGAGCCTGAAGTCCTGTTACAGTCGACCGCCCCCGGTTCATCACGCACAATAATTAATGGCCACGCTACCCGTGCAAACGGCAACGGCCACACACATACGAATGGTGCACCCGCCAACTCCAGGAGTCAGCATACCGCCAAGAGGAGACGGCGAGACGGCGAGCCATCGGCTCACTACGACCCGGTTCATAACCGAGTTGTTGGTTCGCATACAAACACCCCAACTTCGACAATATCGAGCGATCGCACAACCTCAGCTATCGCCACCACGGCTCCGACTTCCCTAGGATCTAGTTCCTCAAATGGGCATTACGAAGATGCAAACGCTGGCCAAAAGCGTAAGAGGACAACGCGACAGCAGGCGGGTCAGGCgaagagaagagaggctGCTCTGTACGGCGATGCTGCCTACACTAACTACCAACCTCCGGCGAAACCCATAAAGAAGGCCCCTGAGGTCAGCGTCAGAGTCGTGCACGAT CCCAACCTGAAGAACCTCAAGGTTGACGACGAAGACGGACACTACATTGTTGTACCCGATGCAGAACTCACAGAAGACT ATCAAATGATCAAACTTCTAGGCCAAGGAACGTTTGGCAAGGTAGTTCAAGCCAGGGATCGCAGGAGAAATGAACTTGTGGCCATCAAAATCATCAGATCGGTCCAGAAGTACCGAGATGCCTCGAGGATTGAGCTGCGGGTATTGCAGACACTGAAACTAAACGACCAAGAAAATCGGAATCGATGCATCCATCTCCGAGACACCTTCGACTTCCGCGGCCACATCTGCATAGTCATGGACCTTCTAGGCCAGAGCGTCTTTGACTTTTTGAAGAGCAACCAGTTTACGCCTTTTCCTAACAGTCAAATCCAAAGCTTTGCTCGACAGCTGTTCACCAGTGTGGCTT TCCTTCATGATCTCAACCTCATACACACAGATCTTAAACCCGAAAACATCCTGTTGGCTGATGCGACTTACCAGACGTTCACGTACAACCGCAAAATTCCAAGCTCATCAACGACAGTTGGCAGGACTGCAACCCAGCGCAAAGTTCTTCTGGACACAGAGATCAGGTTGATTGACTTTGGGTCTGCCACATTCCAGGACGAGTACCACTCATCAGTGGTGTCCACAAGGCATTACAGGGCTCCTGAGATCAttttgggccttggctggtcATTCCCTTGCGACATATGGAGCATAGGTTGCATTCTTGTCGAATTCTTTACTGGTGACGCTTTGTTCCAGACACACGATAATCTCGAGCATCTGGCCATGATGGAGGCCGTTGTCGACCGCAAAATCGACACACACCTGGTCCAGCAGGTTCATCGCAACACAAGAAGCGGACCTAACCCAGCGACCAA ATACTTCAAACGATCCCGTCTTGACTTCCCCTCGGTTGATACGCAACGAGCCTCGAAAAAATATGTGAAGGCTATGAAGAAGCTTCCA GATATCATTCCATGTCAGAACACATTTATGAAACAATTCCTCGATCTCTTGACCAAAATATTCGTATACGACCCAGCTCGCCGTATCACGGCCAAGGAAGCCCTGCAACACCCTTGGTTTAGGGAGGTTGCACACCCAGATGACGGTTCCGAAGCGGCCAGGATCCGGGCTGAGAGAATGAGCAAAAACGAGCTCCACACGAGGCAAGCCGAGCGACAAGATTAA
- a CDS encoding ADP-ribosylation factor 1: protein MIVRKRKETKSLRELSEKIDTKRRKLPLGGAVFDEKLSVVRLNRVPATASTHRAPVTGRDTSQSRRLSQKVQFNEAGKHGGGCWKTRIMVSGRYCNIEERARVYYPVEVIEDAEGFARYLRSARSSRLDQPDVVARVPAWDSIPSAGKMLSILRKARLKDKELRILMLGLDNAGKTTIVKKIMDEDVNTVSPTLGFIIKTIDYEG from the exons ATGATCGTACGGAAACGCAAAGAGACCAAAAGTCTGAGGGAGCTGTCGGAAAAGATAGATACTAAGAGACGAAAGTTGCCATTGGGGGGCGCAGTGTTTGACGAGAAGTT GTCTGTGGTGAGGTTGAATAGGGTACCAG CTACGGCGTCAACCCACAGGGCCCCGGTCACTGGTAGAGACACCAGCCAAAGTAGGCGCCTTAGTCAGAAAGTCCAGTTCAACGAGGCAG GGAAGCATGGCGGTGGCTGCTGGAAGACGCGTATTATGGTGTCCGGCCGGTATTGT AATATCGAGGAGCGAGCGAGAGTATATTACCCAGTCGAAGTAATCGAAGACGCCGAAG GATTTGCTCGGTACCTGCGCTCGGCACG ATCAAGCCGCCTGGATCAGCCAGACGTGGTCGCACGCGTCCCGGCTTGGGATTCCATCCCTTCAGCAGGCAAGATGTTGTCAATCCTCAGGAAAGCACGGCTGAAAGACAAAGAGCTACGGATTTTGATGCT TGGGCTGGACAATGCTGGCAAGACCACCATCGTCAAAAAAATCATGGATGAGGACGTCAATACCGTCAGCCCCACCCTAGGATTTATTATCAAGACGATCGATTACGAAGGGTGA
- a CDS encoding S-formylglutathione hydrolase, giving the protein MAFTTKATIASFGGRLLKLSHQSSVTGTEMAVNLYLPPQANKQKVPLLFYLSGLTCSPENCTEKGFFQHGASKHGIAVAYPDTSPRGLGLPGEDESWDFGSAASFYVDAKQDPWKGNYRMETYITEELPRLLYEGFADKLDKAKGMSITGHSMGGHGALSLYLKHPAMYRSVSAFAPIANPSKCPWGEKAFGGYLGDDRDEWKKHDSTELVKGWNKDQDLKMLVDVGTGDNFYKQGQLLPENLEKAVKDAGLKGLTLRYQEDYDHSYFFMASFSDDHVAHAAKYLDI; this is encoded by the exons ATGGCCTTCACAACCAAGGCGACAATTGCATCGTTTGGCGGGCGTCTGCTCAAGCTCTCACACCAGTCGTCCGTAACGGGCACCGAGATGGCAGTGAACCTTTACCTCCCACCACAGGCCAACAAACAAAAGGTCCCGCTGCTCTTCTACTTGTCGGGCCTGACGTGCTCGCCCGAGAACTGCACAGAGAAGGGCTTCTTCCAGCATGGCGCCTCCAAGCACGGCATCGCCGTCGCCTACCCGGACACCTCGCCGCGCGGGCTGGGACTGCCGGGCGAGGACGAGAGCTGGGACTttgggtcggcggctagcttCTACGTGGACGCCAAGCAGGACCCGTGGAAGGGCAATTATCGCATGGAGACGTACATCACCGAGGAGCTGCCCAGGCTGCTCTACGAGGGCTTCGCCGACAAGCTGGATAAGGCCAAGGGCATGAGCATCACGGGCCACAGCATGGGCGGCCACGGAGCCCTGTCGCTCTATCTCAAGCACCCAGCCATGTACCGCAGCGTGTCGGCCTTTGCGCCCATTGCAAACCCCAGCAAGTGCCCCTGGGGCGAGAAGGCCTTTGGCGGCTACCTGGGCGACGACAGAGACGAGTGGAAGAAGCACGACTCGACGGAGCTGGTCAAGGGCTGGAACAAGGACCAGGACCTCAAGATGCTGGTGGACGTGGGCACCGGGGACAACTTTTACAAGCAGGGCCAGTTGCTGCCCGAGAACTTGGAAAAGGCCGTCAAGGATGCCGGTTTGAAGGGCTTGACTCTGCGTTATCAGGAG GACTATGACCATTCGTACTTCTTCATGGCCT CTTTTAGCGACGACCATGTTGCGCACGCAGCCAAGTATCTTGATATCTAA